The Ictalurus furcatus strain D&B chromosome 12, Billie_1.0, whole genome shotgun sequence nucleotide sequence TTCCTCAGTCAATAATTTGGAAGTTAAATGTGTTCCATAACAAGCTAAAactttcctgttatcactttacCTTATATTAATTTGCATACTGGAAAAATAAGTTCCAGTGTACACTCTTAAACAAGGGTACTTCAAAGGATCATTGTATAATTCATAATTGTGTGGTTGGTACTTACCACTGGGTTTCCACTTTGGTAGAAGTCCTTTCAATGTATCCTTAATGaactttttggggggggtttgtttgtttggttggttgtttttttttgtttgaatatgtTCTTCCTGTACTTCTGTTTCTTGATGTTCTTGTTGGCCTACGATTTGCTCAGGCAGTTTTTGACCTACTGCAACAACAGGATCTTCATATATCTCACAGAAAAGGCTTCCTTTATTCACCTTGACCATCTCATCCATCTTCTCCACAAGATTGGCCCGGCTGCATCCAGTGAACTCTGAATGTCTGTAAATACCTTCAGCAATGATCTTCTGTATGACATTTTCCTCATCCTGATCTACACTACTGCCGAGTTCTATGTTTTTTGTAGTTACTACCATGGTGTATTTATGGGCCTCCTCAGACAGAGATGAGAGAATTTTATCCAGTCTTGTTTTGTCTTCTTCAGTGAAACTTTCCGGCTGTACAATTAGCATTATGACATGAGGTCCAGGATCCGATAGAGACACGCACTCTTTAATACCCAGTGTGAGCTGATGATGTGAGAGGGTTTGATGAAAAAGATGAGGTGcattgatgatggtgatgtatCTTCCCTCCACATGTCCTCTAACTCTCTCACACTGAAGCGCTACTGAATGTAGAGGATCTACAGTCTCAAAGACAGATCTGCCCAGGATGAAGTTTCCCACACTGCTGGTGTCTGAGAGAGTTTTCCCCAACAGAATAATCCTCAGATTAGACACTGCAAAGAAGAGACACATTCAAATCTACCAGTGCATGTACTAGGTGTGTAATCCAATGTCATTATCTGTAtttctatctgtatctgtttagtccTCAAAATGTTCATATCTGGTtttgaatttgcatttaaaccaaaagttaGTGTGGTCTATACAGGAGGTTTTTTATGGGAATCCCATTACTATGCCCTGCAAACACTGGAAATCATTTAGAAGAAACAGGAATTCTGGGGAAAGAAACCATTTTTATTCACATATataacttttaaataattaattcataatttttttttattatataacttTCAACTATTTAACTATTGAACCAGATGTCATGTGaaactttctggcaagctttcaaTCTCTATCTAATGTCAGTGAGAAAGATATTAACATACATCTATGTTTCAAAACAATAAGGTCTTTCTCAAAATCAAGAAACTATCATTTATAGTTGACAACAACAGAAATCTAATAAAATTTTTATCAGATTTACTTCACATTTTTGGTTTGTTACATTCCAGAAAGTATAATGAGCGTATGATTTTCCAGGaagattttcttttaagaaCACCAGAGAATGATCAAGATTTGCAATACTGTGTtgcagatatatttatataaactatttcacataacagatgtttacacatagtccacaagacaagataatagctgaatttataaaaattaccttgttcaaaagtttatacacccttgattcttaatactgtgtgtcgttacctggatgatccaggtttttatgttttgtgatagttgttcatgagtctcttTAACTATCAAGTTAAAGGACAGCTGAGGAAACTCCGCCCCAGGAAGGCAGCTGGGCCTGACAGACTGTGTCCAAGGTTGCTCAGGGTCTGTGCTTCTGAACTGGGGGAGCCACTGAAGCACATCTTCAACCTGAGTCTTCATCTTGGAAGAGTTCCAACATTGTGGAAGACATCATGTCTTATCTCTGTCCCCAAGAAGTCACATCCAAGTGAGCTCAATGATTACAGGCCAGTCGCTCTAACATCACATGTGATGAAGACCATGGAGGGGCTGGTTTTGGGGATCCTTAGACCCCAGGTATGTCATGCACTAGACCCGCTACAGTTTGCATACCAGGAGAAAGTGGGCGTGGACGGTGCCATCACATATCTCCTGCACAGGATGCATGCTTACCTGGACAAGGGGAAAAGTGCTGTGAGAATCATGTTCTTTGATTTCTCCAGCACTTTTAATACCATTCAACCCCTCAGACTGGGTGACAAGCTCCTGCAGGTGGGTGTGGATGCTCACCTTGTATCGTGGATTGCAGACTATCTGACAGAGCGGCCACAGTTCGTCAGACTGAAGAACTGCCTCTCTGACACTGTGATCAGTAGCACCGGAGCTCCACAGGGAACAGTGCTCTCTCCAGTCCTGTTCACCCTGTACACGTCTGACTTTTGCTACAACACAGAGTCATGCCACATGCAGAAGTTTTCGTACGATACTGCAATTGTGGGGCATATCAGGGATgggcaggaggaggagtacaggAGCCTGGTGGAGGACTTTGTGCAATGGTGCAAACTCAACCACCTACAACTCAACACTGCTAAGACCAAGTAGATGGTGGTAGATTTCCAGAAGTCTAAGCCTGCTCTGCTGCCAGTCAGTATTGAGGGGATAAAGGTGGAGGTGGTAAACACTTACAAGTATGTGGGAATACATttggacaataaactggactggtcaTTCAACACTGAAGCACTCTACAAGAAAGGGCAGAGCAGGCTGTACTTCCTGAGGAGGCTGCGGTCCTTCAATGTCTGCAGCAAGCTCCTCTGGATGTTCTACCAGTCTGTTGTTGCCAGCGTTCTCTTCTATGCTGTGGTATGCTGGGGAGGAAGCACTAAGGAGAAGGATGCTGGACGACTGGACAGGCTGGTAAGGAAAGCTGACTCTGTTGTGGGAGCGGAACTGGAGTGTATCACTTCGGTGTCAGACAAAAGGACCTTGAGCAAATCGATTAATATCTTGGACAATGACTGTCATCCACGCCATAACACTATCATAAAGCGAAAGAGCTTGATCAGTTGGAGACTACGCTCACTGCCATGCACGACTGACAGGCTGAGGAAGTCTTCTGTCCCTAGGGCTATACGACTCTTCAATGCTTCACTTAAAGGAAGAGGTGAGATAGACTTCTCTGAATAGTCTATCTGCCTCTTCACCTTTTCATACATTCTCATACACTTCCATGACCTCTTACAGCAATGCTGTGTACTGGCCAACTGTGTGACTGTTTTACTGTTTACACTGTTTATGGACTATATTAGCCCACATGTACAAGCTGTTTTACTGTTTACACTGTTTACACAGTTTATGGACTATATTAGCCCACATGTGCAACCCCTACCTTTATTTCCCAGTCTGTGGATCCTTGATTTGgtatattttactgttttgtaTTGGTTATCTTTTTAGCATCTTGCTTATACTTTGTTGTATGTTGTATTGTGTATGATGTCTTGAGCTACTGGGACCTTGAATTTCCCTttggggatcaataaagatagatagatagatggatatctatctatctatctatctatctatctatctgtctatctattgtttgtcctgagcagttaaactgcccactgttcttcagaaaaatcctccaggtcctgcacattctttacttttccagcatcttctgcatatttgacccctttccaacagcaacTATATggtgttgagatccatcttttcacactgaggacaattgAGGGCCtcatacacgactattacaaaaagtgcaaatattcactgatgctcaagaatgTAAAATGATATATTAAGAGCGGGTGGTGTAAagttttgaacaggatgatctttgtaaattgttattattttgtttaaagatcttttttttcatttagtacctgTTAGATTTCCACAATACAAAAAGAATTTGTTAGATTTCacgtatctcaggaatctcagattatgcccGTCAGATCGTCCgtcatgccttccagcctgttttaCCATTAACTTAACTTCTATTATAAAGTGTGGTTTACTGTGGAGCGTTCAGGCCTGGGGggtctaaaatgaacacacactgacttcttGCATGCTCATACAGACATCccactttattcatgcaaaccaagagtatttatacacattgataacagcagTGCGTGGACAGTTTCTACTGGTCCAAGTGTCAGACAGattgaaacaaaacacacagcacatagtcataatacaaaataagtcctgtgtcatgttgacacggaaatacataaaaacatgtgtcgtggatcatccaggtaacgacacgcaGTAtaaagaatcaagggtatgtaaacttttgaacagaataatttttataaattcgggtattatcttgtcttgtggactatatgtaaacacctgttatgtgaaatagtttattcaggacaggagtaaataaacaacaacatgggatttttatgatcctcttattttgttaacagtattaagatttagcagatcctgcaaggggtatgcaaacttttgggcacaactgaaatatatatatatatatatatatatatatatatatatatatatatatatatatatatatatatatatatatatatatcagaaatGCACTCCACTGTTAACTTCtttcaaaacatgaaagaaaaatgtgtctaCCTTTTCATATGTCCAAACATTCTGGTCTACGTTCAATcttttgtgcagtttttgagTTGTAGTTAATTTtcctgaaacctggcaaccttcCCACGAACTTCAGTGACAGGTGGTGTTTAAAACTGCAAAGCTAAGTAAAAActtcatgctttttttgtttcatcttgTGGGATCTCCATGTATACAACTTGTCTGAAGCTGGCACTTTTTTAACCCAAAGGATTCTCCATGTTAATGTCCGTATCTGTTAGGATGCATTATCTGTTCActccaaataatgtatttgtttatatccCTAGAATTTCCTACCACAAAGGTAGCCTAGACTCCTTCACACCAGGCATTAGCATCAGTATCAGAAATTACTCTCTTAGAGACTGAAATAGGTGATGGTTCATCAAGTCTTTTTGCAACTGTAGAATTAAACTAACAGTTCAAACTTTCATTAAAACACTCTGTGATTACTGAGCAACATTTACTGACACTGTAAAATAAGTTACACTacactactgttttttttgttgttatttttttactacattCTAGTATTCTCTTAAAGATATGTAAATCCAGGCTTGA carries:
- the LOC128616300 gene encoding GTPase IMAP family member 8-like: MPTLPPTMSEVRIVLLGENVPLTNRVGNFILGRSAFGTEDLLPSVKLHSERASGHVEGRTITIINTPHLYNPQLSQEELTRRVKECISLADPGPHVFLLVLQSEFITHEEQDRVRSVLATYSPLSRERSIVLITGEDHGFISECEVRHHRIENISTFDKHQVLQLLVKIDGVVKETGGSDLQEQKNSGTLRRHQDNVTENTAQTDGDTAKIKLEENKVSNLRIILLGKTLSDTSSVGNFILGRSVFETVDPLHSVALQCERVRGHVEGRYITIINAPHLFHQTLSHHQLTLGIKECVSLSDPGPHVIMLIVQPESFTEEDKTRLDKILSSLSEEAHKYTMVVTTKNIELGSSVDQDEENVIQKIIAEGIYRHSEFTGCSRANLVEKMDEMVKVNKGSLFCEIYEDPVVAVGQKLPEQIVGQQEHQETEVQEEHIQTKKNNQPNKQTPPKKFIKDTLKGLLPKWKPSGKYQPHNYELYNDPLKYPCLRVYTGTYFSSMQINIR